One window from the genome of Desulfovibrio legallii encodes:
- a CDS encoding catalase — MPQHPKLTTNAGAPVADNNRVLTAGARGPMLLQDVWFLEKLAHFDREVIPERRMHAKGSGAYGTFTVTHDVTRYTRASMFSQVGKKTELFARFSTVAGERGAADAERDIRGFALKFYTDEGNWDLVGNNTPVFFLRDPLKFPDLNHVVKRNPRTNMHSNTDNWDFWTLLPEALHQVTVVMSDRGIPASYRHMHGFGSHTFSFVNKDNERFWVKFHFKTQQGIKNLTDAEAQDLVGRDRDSHQRDLFEHIEKGDFPRWTMYVQVMPEEEAARLPYHPFDLTKVWYHKDCPMLEVGVLELNRNPENYFAEVEQAAFNPANVVPGIGFSPDKMLQGRLFSYGDAQRYRLGVNHHLIPVNKARCPFHSYHRDGQMRVDGNYGGLTNYEPNSHGVWQENPHQAEPPLKIEGDADHWPFPCDDADYFEQPGRLFRVMSPEQQEALFGNTARAMAGVPKEIQLRHVRHCAKADPAYGAGVARALGIPETEI, encoded by the coding sequence ATGCCGCAACATCCCAAGCTCACCACCAACGCCGGCGCTCCCGTAGCGGACAACAACCGTGTGCTTACCGCAGGGGCGCGGGGCCCCATGCTTTTGCAGGACGTCTGGTTTCTGGAAAAGCTGGCCCATTTCGACCGCGAGGTCATTCCTGAGCGGCGCATGCACGCCAAGGGTTCCGGGGCCTACGGCACGTTTACCGTCACCCATGACGTCACCAGATACACGCGCGCTTCCATGTTTTCTCAGGTGGGCAAAAAGACGGAGCTCTTTGCCCGCTTCTCCACCGTAGCCGGAGAGCGCGGCGCGGCCGACGCCGAACGCGACATCCGCGGTTTTGCCCTCAAATTCTATACGGATGAAGGCAACTGGGATCTGGTGGGCAACAACACGCCCGTCTTTTTTTTGCGCGATCCGTTGAAATTCCCCGATCTCAATCATGTGGTTAAGCGCAACCCGCGCACCAACATGCACAGCAATACGGACAACTGGGATTTCTGGACCCTGCTGCCTGAGGCCCTGCACCAGGTGACCGTGGTCATGAGCGACCGGGGCATCCCCGCCTCCTACCGGCACATGCACGGCTTCGGCAGCCACACCTTCAGCTTTGTCAATAAAGATAATGAACGCTTTTGGGTCAAATTCCACTTCAAGACGCAGCAAGGCATCAAAAACCTTACCGACGCCGAAGCCCAGGATCTGGTGGGCCGCGACCGAGACAGCCACCAGCGCGACCTTTTTGAACATATCGAAAAAGGGGATTTCCCCCGCTGGACCATGTACGTGCAGGTCATGCCCGAAGAAGAAGCCGCCAGGCTGCCCTACCATCCCTTTGACCTGACCAAGGTCTGGTATCACAAGGACTGCCCCATGCTGGAAGTGGGCGTGCTGGAGCTGAACCGCAATCCGGAAAACTACTTCGCCGAGGTGGAGCAGGCCGCCTTTAATCCGGCCAACGTCGTGCCGGGCATCGGTTTTTCTCCGGACAAGATGCTGCAGGGCCGTTTGTTCTCGTATGGCGACGCCCAGCGCTACCGCCTGGGCGTGAACCACCACCTCATCCCGGTGAACAAGGCGCGTTGCCCCTTCCACAGCTACCACCGCGATGGCCAGATGCGGGTGGACGGCAACTACGGCGGCCTGACCAACTACGAACCCAACAGCCACGGCGTGTGGCAGGAAAATCCGCACCAGGCCGAACCGCCGCTCAAAATTGAAGGCGATGCGGACCATTGGCCCTTCCCCTGCGACGATGCGGACTACTTTGAGCAGCCGGGCAGGCTTTTCCGGGTCATGAGCCCGGAGCAGCAGGAGGCCCTGTTCGGCAATACGGCCCGGGCCATGGCGGGCGTGCCCAAGGAAATCCAGCTGCGCCATGTGCGGCACTGCGCCAAGGCGGATCCGGCCTACGGCGCGGGCGTGGCCAGGGCCCTGGGCATTCCTGAAACTGAAATCTGA
- a CDS encoding hydrogenase maturation nickel metallochaperone HypA/HybF: MYMICGEWQDCPDALYLPRSLDYHAPMHEMSIAQSLLQMAVEEISRRGCSRLQVVSIACGALAGVVPESLQFCFEMLVKDTPHDGARLEIAELPLRLRCSQCGRVFGGEGQDALWEPCPGCGEQFGHVVEQGKELYLERIEAL, translated from the coding sequence ATGTACATGATTTGCGGGGAATGGCAAGATTGTCCTGATGCCCTTTACCTGCCGCGGTCTTTGGACTACCATGCCCCCATGCACGAGATGTCCATTGCTCAAAGCCTGTTGCAGATGGCGGTTGAGGAAATTTCCCGCCGCGGCTGCAGCCGTTTGCAGGTGGTCAGCATTGCCTGCGGCGCCCTTGCGGGCGTGGTGCCGGAGTCGCTGCAATTCTGCTTTGAGATGCTGGTCAAAGATACGCCCCATGACGGCGCGCGGCTGGAAATCGCCGAGCTGCCTCTGCGCCTGCGCTGCAGCCAGTGCGGCAGGGTTTTCGGCGGGGAAGGGCAGGACGCCCTGTGGGAGCCTTGCCCGGGCTGCGGCGAGCAGTTCGGCCATGTGGTGGAGCAGGGCAAGGAGTTGTATCTGGAACGCATTGAAGCGCTCTGA
- a CDS encoding AMIN domain-containing protein, which translates to MNKAILSLLLAVCILGMALIMLNDRLRRPDAVPQPAGVTAPAADQAPLPPLSPATPQDPAREAAPQEALAPTPQPALKADAAAPLPEPLPAPSTAPLPPPAPSDRPTAAADQAPRPHAPEAQAPEAQAPAAPKPSPAAAAPKPAAPAVVQAAPTPAVKAAPRQQVISRFVIFARETGATVRLVGNGPLSYKSMQLAGPDRVVVDLEGQWQVKAPGVPKNPLVTNVRIGKSGDKTRVVIDLSGKPKKTRYTLSKDRRMLDIRVD; encoded by the coding sequence ATGAACAAAGCCATTCTCAGTCTGTTACTGGCCGTCTGCATTCTTGGCATGGCCCTTATTATGCTTAACGACCGCCTGCGTCGGCCCGACGCCGTGCCGCAGCCCGCAGGCGTGACTGCGCCCGCCGCGGACCAGGCCCCCCTCCCGCCGCTGTCCCCGGCAACGCCGCAGGATCCGGCCCGCGAAGCCGCCCCCCAGGAGGCGCTCGCCCCCACGCCGCAACCCGCGCTTAAGGCTGACGCCGCCGCGCCGCTGCCGGAGCCCCTGCCCGCGCCTTCGACCGCGCCGCTGCCCCCGCCGGCCCCTTCGGATCGGCCGACGGCCGCCGCGGACCAGGCCCCTCGCCCCCACGCCCCGGAAGCACAGGCCCCGGAAGCACAGGCCCCGGCAGCGCCCAAGCCCTCTCCGGCGGCAGCCGCCCCCAAACCAGCGGCCCCGGCCGTCGTTCAGGCCGCCCCGACGCCCGCAGTCAAAGCCGCGCCCAGGCAGCAGGTCATCAGCCGCTTTGTGATTTTTGCCCGTGAGACGGGGGCCACCGTGCGGCTGGTGGGTAATGGGCCCCTGAGCTATAAATCCATGCAGCTCGCCGGACCGGACCGGGTAGTGGTGGACCTGGAGGGCCAATGGCAGGTTAAAGCGCCGGGCGTGCCCAAAAATCCGCTGGTAACCAACGTGCGCATTGGAAAGTCGGGCGACAAGACCCGCGTGGTTATCGACCTCTCCGGCAAGCCCAAAAAGACGCGCTACACCCTTTCCAAGGACCGCCGCATGCTGGACATCCGCGTGGACTGA
- the hypB gene encoding hydrogenase nickel incorporation protein HypB, with translation MQIPVVRNVLEANEKMAAHVRRTLSDKGILTLNLISSPGAGKTTLLERTLRDLAGEFRMAVVEGDLQTDNDARRVAATGAQAVQINTDGGCHLDSNMVLTALESLDLDGVDILFIENVGNLVCPVEFDCGEDAKVALLSVTEGDDKPEKYPLLFNLAKAMVLNKVDLLPYVDFDLARARRFAAKLNEGIEIFEVSCRDGQGLEGWYDWLRRMRAAKKAA, from the coding sequence ATGCAGATTCCTGTGGTGCGCAATGTGCTTGAAGCCAATGAAAAAATGGCCGCGCATGTGCGGCGGACGCTTTCGGACAAGGGGATTCTGACCCTTAACCTGATCAGTTCGCCGGGCGCGGGCAAGACCACCCTGCTGGAGCGGACTCTGCGCGACCTGGCGGGGGAATTTCGCATGGCCGTGGTGGAAGGGGACCTGCAGACGGACAACGACGCCCGCCGCGTGGCCGCCACGGGCGCGCAGGCTGTGCAGATCAACACCGACGGGGGCTGCCACCTGGACAGCAACATGGTGCTCACCGCGCTGGAGAGCCTGGACCTTGACGGGGTGGACATTCTGTTCATTGAAAACGTGGGCAACCTGGTCTGCCCTGTGGAGTTCGACTGCGGGGAGGACGCCAAAGTGGCCCTGCTGAGCGTGACCGAGGGCGACGACAAACCGGAAAAGTACCCCTTGCTGTTTAATCTAGCCAAGGCCATGGTGCTCAATAAGGTGGACCTGCTGCCCTATGTGGATTTTGATCTGGCCCGCGCCCGGCGTTTTGCCGCCAAGCTCAATGAGGGCATTGAAATTTTTGAGGTTTCCTGCCGGGATGGGCAGGGTCTGGAAGGCTGGTACGACTGGCTCCGGCGCATGCGCGCGGCCAAAAAAGCGGCCTGA
- a CDS encoding peptidoglycan glycosyltransferase: MPCRRFRLPLLPLLALLLPLCTLSTGNAARANPTGERPPQLLRIVNNTGADVLNLCFTRQGRTQYVRLDMPPHGNDMVENPGGSADLRVDTGLALWRFAAVPLGKARALTFDSGEPPALTVALRPEGQRRIAGSVTPLLPGPEHGPVCHLDQFRPGMTMREVCALLDPHPPRDDNDAVLTSLGFAGMVWAARLSPGTEDSGGVGTDRLDHMELRRPLDAPTLDKLLKTLYAQGYAPWQAELPGLDMNFTEMTGRSAERPTALLRRTVDDFLAAGAGEATIMLAPQKLLPVLDDADAPHGDVQLFTLTLRCISRTLIVDVAAYQGSEGGR; the protein is encoded by the coding sequence ATGCCCTGCCGCCGTTTCCGCCTTCCGTTGTTGCCGCTTCTGGCCCTGCTTTTGCCGCTCTGCACGCTCAGCACGGGCAACGCGGCCAGAGCGAACCCGACGGGCGAGCGGCCGCCGCAGTTGCTGCGCATTGTCAACAACACCGGCGCGGATGTGCTGAACCTGTGCTTTACCCGCCAGGGGCGGACGCAGTATGTGCGCCTGGATATGCCCCCGCACGGCAATGACATGGTGGAAAACCCCGGCGGTTCAGCGGATCTGCGCGTGGACACGGGCCTGGCGCTCTGGCGCTTTGCGGCCGTGCCCCTGGGCAAGGCCCGCGCCCTGACCTTCGACAGCGGCGAACCGCCGGCCCTGACGGTGGCCCTGCGGCCTGAAGGGCAACGCCGCATTGCAGGAAGCGTCACTCCGCTTCTACCCGGGCCGGAGCACGGCCCCGTGTGCCACCTGGATCAGTTCCGCCCCGGCATGACCATGCGGGAAGTGTGCGCCCTGCTGGATCCGCACCCGCCGCGCGACGACAACGACGCCGTGCTTACCAGCCTGGGCTTTGCCGGCATGGTCTGGGCGGCGCGCCTTTCGCCGGGCACGGAAGATTCCGGCGGCGTGGGCACGGACAGGCTGGACCATATGGAGCTGCGCCGCCCCCTGGACGCGCCCACGCTGGACAAGCTGCTCAAGACGCTCTACGCGCAGGGCTACGCGCCCTGGCAGGCGGAACTGCCGGGCCTGGACATGAATTTTACGGAGATGACAGGCCGCAGCGCCGAGCGCCCCACCGCCCTGCTGCGCCGCACGGTGGACGACTTTCTGGCCGCGGGCGCGGGCGAGGCCACGATTATGCTGGCCCCCCAGAAACTTTTGCCCGTGCTGGACGACGCGGACGCGCCCCACGGCGACGTGCAGCTTTTTACCCTGACCCTGCGCTGCATCTCCAGAACCCTTATTGTGGACGTAGCCGCCTACCAGGGCAGCGAGGGCGGACGATAA
- a CDS encoding helix-turn-helix domain-containing protein, which produces MRVYPYLAEALAEVIESLRIERGMTKSSLAEVANLERRYLREIEQQLKRPTVNAVYSICDALGIPPEDFFRLVTRAIEKKKNAAPPGVRVAAGQGH; this is translated from the coding sequence ATGCGAGTGTACCCTTATTTGGCTGAAGCCCTTGCGGAAGTTATCGAGTCCCTGCGTATAGAGCGGGGCATGACCAAGTCCTCGCTGGCAGAAGTGGCCAACCTTGAACGCCGGTATCTGCGTGAGATTGAGCAACAGCTGAAGCGGCCTACGGTCAATGCCGTATACTCCATTTGCGATGCGCTGGGCATTCCCCCAGAGGATTTTTTCCGGCTTGTGACGCGGGCCATAGAAAAGAAAAAAAATGCCGCGCCGCCCGGCGTGCGGGTTGCCGCTGGTCAGGGCCACTAA
- a CDS encoding TRAP transporter substrate-binding protein: MQRREFLRKAGIGATAAVAATTGVLQAAESRAAKAPIKWRMQTYAGAALAEHVIKPQIDAFNKAANGEMVIELYTSDQLVPTSELFRAVQNGTIDAAQCDEDSMASPADVAIFGAYFPFATRYSLDVPALFEHWGLNKIWKEAYAEIKGVEWLGAGSWDPCNFATTKPIRSLADLKGKRVFSFPTGGKFMSQFGVVPVSLPWEDIQVALQTGELDGVCWSGITEDYTSGWAEQCKYYLTNNICGAWIGSYFANSKKWAALPEHLKTLFQLTCDSSHYYRQHWYWWGEAHYRVNGGKMEMTSIPDAEWATVEAAAHKFWDETAKKSPRCAKVVDILKKYNAEMVKAGRPYRY, encoded by the coding sequence ATGCAACGAAGGGAATTTTTACGCAAGGCGGGCATCGGAGCCACGGCGGCTGTGGCCGCCACCACGGGCGTGCTGCAGGCCGCGGAAAGCCGGGCTGCCAAAGCGCCCATCAAGTGGCGCATGCAGACTTATGCCGGGGCCGCCCTGGCCGAGCACGTGATCAAACCCCAGATTGACGCCTTCAATAAGGCCGCCAACGGGGAAATGGTCATTGAGCTCTACACCTCCGACCAGCTGGTGCCCACCAGCGAGCTTTTCCGCGCCGTGCAGAACGGCACTATCGACGCCGCCCAGTGCGACGAGGACTCCATGGCCTCCCCGGCGGACGTGGCCATTTTCGGCGCGTATTTTCCCTTTGCCACCCGCTATTCTCTGGACGTGCCCGCGCTGTTCGAGCACTGGGGCCTGAACAAAATCTGGAAGGAGGCCTACGCCGAGATCAAGGGCGTGGAATGGCTGGGCGCGGGCTCCTGGGATCCCTGCAACTTCGCCACCACCAAGCCTATCCGCAGCCTGGCCGACCTTAAGGGCAAGCGGGTGTTTTCCTTCCCCACGGGCGGCAAATTTATGAGCCAGTTTGGCGTGGTGCCCGTGAGCCTGCCCTGGGAAGACATTCAGGTGGCCCTGCAGACGGGCGAGCTGGACGGCGTGTGCTGGTCCGGCATCACCGAGGATTATACCTCCGGCTGGGCCGAGCAGTGCAAGTATTACCTTACCAACAACATCTGCGGCGCGTGGATCGGCTCCTACTTCGCCAACAGCAAAAAATGGGCGGCGCTGCCGGAGCACCTTAAAACCCTGTTCCAGCTCACCTGCGACAGCTCGCACTACTACCGGCAGCACTGGTACTGGTGGGGCGAGGCGCACTACCGCGTTAACGGCGGCAAGATGGAGATGACCTCCATCCCCGACGCCGAATGGGCCACGGTGGAAGCGGCCGCCCACAAGTTCTGGGACGAAACGGCCAAGAAAAGCCCGCGTTGCGCCAAGGTGGTGGACATTCTTAAAAAGTACAATGCCGAAATGGTCAAGGCCGGGCGGCCTTACCGCTACTGA
- a CDS encoding SPOR domain-containing protein: MPQVVPASRNAPAEPKPCLCLRPAAVVAACFLLAAAVVLAYLGGVMSGRATWRSLAVQAQAARQAAADDAGEGKNGENAPAAEPGADQGILAAEDLRFARVLRGESLPPAKPAAAPRAPVAAAAPGAAPAQPAAPPAAPQSPAPAAAPAAVQPLAPGGGMSDYVFQVGAFKDEDSVDGLRQRLEGRGLRTRMERSGKLYVVLVLLRGDPARAEEVVRTAESMGLGKPIQRSRKPVAQP, translated from the coding sequence ATGCCTCAGGTCGTCCCCGCATCCCGAAACGCCCCCGCCGAACCCAAACCCTGTCTCTGCCTGCGCCCCGCCGCCGTGGTGGCGGCGTGTTTTTTGCTGGCGGCGGCCGTGGTTCTGGCGTATCTGGGCGGCGTCATGAGCGGGCGGGCCACCTGGCGCAGCCTGGCTGTGCAGGCGCAGGCGGCGCGGCAGGCGGCTGCCGATGACGCCGGGGAGGGCAAGAACGGCGAAAATGCCCCCGCTGCGGAACCGGGCGCGGACCAAGGCATTCTGGCGGCGGAAGATCTGCGTTTTGCCCGCGTGCTGCGGGGGGAGAGCCTGCCCCCGGCCAAACCCGCGGCAGCGCCCCGTGCGCCTGTTGCCGCCGCAGCTCCGGGCGCGGCCCCCGCGCAACCCGCTGCGCCGCCTGCCGCGCCGCAGAGCCCGGCTCCCGCCGCCGCGCCAGCCGCGGTACAGCCTCTTGCGCCCGGCGGCGGCATGTCCGACTACGTTTTTCAGGTGGGGGCCTTTAAGGATGAGGATAGCGTGGACGGCCTGCGGCAACGTCTGGAGGGCCGTGGCCTGCGCACCCGCATGGAGCGCTCCGGCAAGCTCTATGTGGTGCTGGTGCTGCTGCGCGGCGATCCAGCCCGGGCCGAAGAGGTAGTCCGCACGGCAGAAAGCATGGGCCTCGGCAAGCCTATCCAGCGCAGCCGCAAACCCGTTGCCCAGCCATGA
- a CDS encoding tetratricopeptide repeat protein — MYIYAMRQPKFFGVYSLSTGWTDNRRKTLFFVWELPDGAFAVQELDSALQPRTAPERISVRAFSKNFLQEPEILAMPMAAPDPAALQPTPAPQPVPSGDGTPRPAPTAAAKAAPPKEAPHGTAAPRTAARTAARLRVSASAPAAERPAARAGLPQTARPGATAVETPPRPRSVQAYDLQEAHQARLAEDNLRETFRQTLLRLKRPKDRKAALAALEQLAAITENITPVHKHMFRDFGVRLRQNALPDLALLFSRKAVELAPDDDHAHFNLARILCLLGQYDEAASHVRTAMHMDSQEPVYLRMLAHIRKEKLLHRGAKRPPTLR, encoded by the coding sequence ATGTACATTTACGCCATGCGTCAGCCCAAATTTTTCGGCGTGTACTCCCTGTCCACGGGCTGGACGGACAACCGCCGCAAAACCCTTTTCTTTGTCTGGGAACTGCCGGACGGCGCTTTCGCCGTGCAGGAACTGGACTCCGCGCTGCAGCCGCGGACCGCTCCCGAGCGCATCAGCGTCCGCGCCTTCAGCAAAAATTTCCTCCAGGAACCGGAAATCCTGGCCATGCCCATGGCCGCGCCAGATCCAGCCGCACTGCAGCCCACGCCCGCGCCGCAACCCGTGCCCTCAGGGGACGGCACCCCCCGCCCCGCCCCCACGGCGGCCGCCAAGGCTGCGCCCCCCAAAGAAGCCCCCCACGGCACGGCCGCCCCCCGGACTGCCGCCCGGACTGCCGCCCGGCTGCGCGTCAGCGCGTCCGCCCCGGCGGCCGAGCGCCCCGCCGCCCGCGCGGGCCTGCCGCAAACCGCCCGTCCTGGCGCAACGGCGGTGGAAACGCCCCCCCGGCCCCGCTCCGTGCAGGCCTACGACCTGCAGGAGGCCCATCAGGCCCGGCTGGCGGAAGACAACCTGCGCGAAACCTTCCGGCAAACCCTGCTCCGCCTCAAGCGCCCCAAAGACCGTAAAGCGGCGCTGGCCGCGCTGGAGCAACTGGCCGCCATCACGGAAAACATCACCCCGGTTCATAAACATATGTTCCGGGATTTCGGCGTGCGTCTGCGGCAAAACGCCCTGCCCGACCTTGCGCTGCTGTTCAGCCGCAAGGCTGTGGAGCTGGCCCCGGACGACGACCACGCCCATTTCAATCTGGCCCGCATCCTGTGTCTTCTGGGCCAATACGACGAAGCGGCCAGCCATGTCCGCACCGCCATGCACATGGACTCGCAAGAGCCCGTCTACCTCAGGATGCTTGCCCATATCCGCAAGGAAAAGCTGCTGCACCGAGGGGCCAAACGCCCCCCGACCCTGCGCTGA
- a CDS encoding TRAP transporter small permease subunit, producing the protein MPSCIKLFVRYVDAVNRLVGRITLYLVFVMMGILLYSAASRYFFDNPVIWGVEMAQFCMVVYYVLGGGFALLINSHVRMDVFYGRWPWRKQARMDVFTSFFLIVYLGLLFYGCLSSTWYSIEFDQHNNSAWAPALAPIKTIMAVGIFLTLLQAFSEFFKAVARSRGLMIEENIPERLIVENGSLEPDPAEAKDAGFAAGMAAADLVPAALKNAR; encoded by the coding sequence ATGCCCAGCTGCATCAAACTTTTCGTCCGCTATGTGGACGCTGTAAACCGGTTGGTGGGGCGCATCACGCTCTATCTCGTCTTTGTCATGATGGGCATTTTGCTCTATTCGGCGGCCTCCAGGTACTTCTTCGACAATCCCGTCATCTGGGGCGTGGAGATGGCCCAGTTCTGCATGGTGGTGTACTATGTTCTGGGTGGCGGTTTTGCCCTCCTGATCAACTCCCATGTGCGCATGGACGTCTTCTACGGGCGCTGGCCCTGGCGCAAGCAGGCCAGGATGGACGTGTTCACGTCGTTTTTCCTTATCGTCTATCTGGGGTTGCTCTTCTACGGCTGCCTTTCCAGCACCTGGTACTCCATTGAGTTTGACCAGCACAACAATTCCGCCTGGGCTCCGGCCCTGGCCCCCATTAAGACCATTATGGCCGTGGGCATTTTTTTGACCCTGCTGCAGGCCTTTTCTGAATTTTTCAAGGCTGTGGCGCGTTCCAGGGGCCTGATGATTGAAGAAAACATTCCGGAACGCCTTATTGTGGAAAACGGCAGCCTTGAGCCCGACCCCGCCGAAGCAAAGGACGCGGGCTTTGCCGCGGGCATGGCTGCCGCAGACCTGGTCCCGGCGGC
- a CDS encoding lipoate--protein ligase has product MRILYNPSLDPAFNLAAEDWLLHHTTTDVFMLWRNDKAVIVGRNQNTLAEINESFVLERHIPVVRRLTGGGAVFHDLGNLNFTFISLNNVVSQLDFRRFAAPMVAALNALGVPCEFNGRNDMVVRGRKVSGNAQHVHKDRVLHHGTLLFASNIEDISGALRPGQAKYSDKAVKSVRSRVGNIADFLPQPMSIEDFIAYLLRYMAGEGPAADASLSAEEQAAIEALAEEKYRSWDWNFGFSPDYGFARAARTPGGVLDVRLDVRGGVIAGVRLFGDYFGVRDVGELEALLAGCKHDRQVLAARLHAVDLNAYLQGVDLETFLDCLF; this is encoded by the coding sequence ATGCGCATTCTGTACAATCCTTCCCTGGACCCCGCCTTCAATCTGGCCGCCGAAGACTGGCTGCTGCACCACACGACCACAGACGTCTTCATGCTCTGGCGCAACGACAAGGCCGTCATTGTGGGCCGCAACCAGAATACCCTGGCCGAAATCAACGAATCCTTTGTTCTGGAGCGGCACATTCCCGTGGTGCGGCGGCTTACGGGCGGGGGGGCCGTGTTCCACGATCTGGGCAACCTCAATTTTACCTTCATCAGCCTGAACAACGTGGTCAGCCAGCTGGACTTCCGGCGCTTCGCCGCCCCCATGGTGGCGGCCCTTAACGCCCTGGGCGTGCCGTGCGAATTCAACGGCCGCAACGATATGGTGGTCCGGGGCAGAAAGGTTTCCGGCAACGCCCAGCATGTGCACAAGGACAGGGTGCTGCACCACGGCACGCTTCTTTTTGCCTCCAACATTGAGGACATCTCCGGCGCGCTCAGACCGGGCCAGGCCAAATACAGCGACAAGGCCGTAAAAAGCGTGCGCAGCCGCGTGGGCAACATTGCGGATTTTTTGCCGCAGCCCATGAGCATTGAAGACTTTATCGCCTACCTGCTGCGCTATATGGCCGGCGAAGGCCCGGCGGCGGACGCCAGCCTGAGCGCGGAGGAACAGGCCGCCATTGAGGCCCTGGCGGAAGAAAAATACCGCTCCTGGGACTGGAATTTCGGCTTTTCGCCCGATTACGGCTTTGCCAGGGCCGCCCGCACCCCCGGCGGCGTGCTGGACGTGCGCCTGGACGTGCGGGGCGGCGTTATTGCGGGGGTGCGGTTGTTTGGCGACTATTTCGGCGTGCGGGATGTGGGCGAGCTGGAAGCCTTGCTTGCAGGCTGCAAACACGACCGCCAGGTGCTGGCCGCCCGCCTGCACGCGGTGGACTTGAACGCCTACCTCCAGGGCGTGGACCTGGAAACATTTCTGGACTGCCTGTTCTGA